In Choloepus didactylus isolate mChoDid1 chromosome 18, mChoDid1.pri, whole genome shotgun sequence, a single genomic region encodes these proteins:
- the LOC119513539 gene encoding keratin, type I cytoskeletal 13-like, translating into MSCRLQSSSIGYGGGFGGGSCQLGGGRSVSTCSTRFASGVSSGGYGGGINCGFGGGAGSGFAGGFGGGFGGGFGGCFGDFGGDDGGLLSGNEKITMQNLNDRLAAYLEKVRALEAANADLEVKIRDWYQKQSPAIPERDYSSYYKTIEELRDQITAAAIDNNRVILDIDNARLAADDFRLKYENELALRQGVEADINGLRRVLDELTLAKTDLEMQIESLNEEMAFMKKNHEEEMKEFSNQVAGQVKVEMDATPGVDLTRVLAEMREQYEAMAEKNRRDVEEWYNIKSAELNKEVTSSTAIIQSSKTEITELRRTIQSLEIELQSQLSMKAGLESTVAETECRYAMQLQQIQGLVSSIEAQLSELRSEMECQDQEYKMLLDIKTRLEKEIATYRSLLEGQDARIPGFPSVGGNIRGTASTATTSNASGSATITSTATTSNASASKPASGLRTSEAYRF; encoded by the exons ATGAGCTGCCGCCTGCAGAGCTCCTCTATCGGCTATGGTGGTGGCTTTGGGGGTGGCTCTTGCCAGCTGGGAGGAGGCCGCAGTGTCTCCACCTGTTCAACCCGGTTTGCCTCTGGGGTATCATCTGGGGGTTATGGGGGTGGCATAAACTGTGGCTTTGGTGGAGGGGCTGGTAGTGGCTTTGCAGGTGGCTTCGGAGGTGGCTTTGGTGGGGGTTTTGGAGGTTGCTTTGGTGACTTTGGTGGTGATGATGGCGGCCTCCTCTCTGGCAACGAGAAGATCACCATGCAAAACCTCAACGACCGCCTGGCCGCCTACCTGGAAAAGGTGCGTGCCCTGGAGGCGGCCAACGCTGACCTGGAGGTGAAGATCCGTGACTGGTACCAGAAGCAGAGCCCAGCCATCCCGGAGCGGGACTACAGCTCCTACTACAAGACTATTGAAGAGCTCCGGGACCAG ATCACAGCTGCTGCCATCGATAACAACCGGGTCATTCTGGATATAGACAACGCCAGGCTGGCTGCCGACGACTTCAGGCTCAA GTATGAGAACGAGCTGGCCCTGCGCCAGGGCGTGGAGGCTGACATCAACGGGCTGCGCCGGGTGCTGGATGAGCTGACCCTGGCCAAGACCGATCTGGAGATGCAGATTGAGAGCCTGAATGAAGAGATGGCTTTCATGAAGAAGAACCATGAGGAG GAGATGAAGGAATTCAGCAACCAAGTGGCAGGCCAGGTCAAAGTGGAGATGGACGCCACCCCTGGTGTGGACCTGACCCGCGTGCTGGCGGAGATGAGGGAGCAGTACGAGGCCATGGCAGAGAAGAACCGCCGGGATGTTGAGGAATGGTACAACATCAAG AGTGCAGAACTGAACAAGGAGGTGACTTCCAGCACTGCCATAATTCAGAGCAGCAAGACGGAGATCACAGAGCTCAGGCGTACCATCCAGAGCCTGGAGATCGAGCTGCAGTCCCAGCTTAGCATG AAAGCTGGGCTGGAGAGCACAGTGGCAGAGACAGAGTGCCGCTACGCCATGCAGCTGCAGCAGATCCAGGGGCTGGTCAGCAGCATCGAGGCCCAGCTGAGCGAGCTGCGCAGTGAGATGGAGTGCCAGGACCAGGAGTACAAGATGCTGCTGGACATCAAGACACGGCTGGAGAAGGAGATCGCCACCTACCGCAGCCTGCTCGAGGGCCAGGACGCCAG GATCCCCGGCTTCCCCTCTGTAGGAG gaaacaTCAGGGGCACCGCTTCTACTGCCACCACTTCTAACGCTTCTGGGTCCGCTACCATCACTTCTACTGCCACCACTTCGAATGCCTCTGCTTCCAAACCTGCCTCTGGTCTCCGCACTTCGGAAGCCTACAGGTTTTAA